A DNA window from Jaculus jaculus isolate mJacJac1 chromosome 1, mJacJac1.mat.Y.cur, whole genome shotgun sequence contains the following coding sequences:
- the Slc27a4 gene encoding long-chain fatty acid transport protein 4 has product MMLLGASLVGALLFSKLVLKLPWTQVGFSLVLLYLGSGGWRFVRIFFKTIRRDVFGGMVLLKVKAKVRKYLRERRTVPMLFASTVQRHPDKTALIFEGTDTHWTFRQLDDYSSSVANFLQARGLASGNVVALFMENRNEFVGLWLGMAKLGVEAALINTNLRRDALRHCIDTSKARVLIFGSEMAPAVCEVHASLDPLLSLFCSGPWEPSAVPSNTEHLDPLLEDAPKHLPSQPAKDFTDKLFYVYTSGTTGLPKAAIVVHSRYYRMAALVYYGFRMQPDDIVYDCLPLYHSAGNIVGVGQCLIHGLTVVIRKKFSASRFWDDCIKYNCTIVQYIGELCRYLLNQPPREAESRHKVRMALGNGLRQSIWTDFSNRFHIPQVAEFYGATECNCSLGNFDSQVGACGFNSRILSFVYPIRLVRVNEDTMELIRGPDGVCIPCQPGQPGQLVGRIIQQDPLRRFDGYLNQSANKKIANDVFRKGDQAYLTGDVLVMDELGYLYFRDRTGDTFRWKGENVSTTEVEGTLSRLLDMADVAVYGVEVPGTEGRAGMAAVASTAKSCDLERFAQALEKELPLYARPIFLRFLPELHKTGTYKFQKTELRKEGFDPAAVKDPLFYLDARKGHYLPLDQEAYTRIQAGEEKL; this is encoded by the exons ATGATGCTGCTTGGTGCATCTCTGGTGGGGGCGCTACTATTCTCCAAGCTGGTGCTGAAACTGCCCTGGACCCAGGTGGGGTTCTCTCTGGTCCTTCTGTACTTGGGCTCTGGTGGCTGGCGCTTCGTCCGGATCTTCTTTAAGACCATCAGACGCGATGTCTT TGGCGGCATGGTGCTCTTGAAGGTGAAAGCCAAAGTCCGGAAGTACCTGCGGGAGCGAAGGACAGTGCCCATGTTGTTTGCCTCAACGGTGCAGCGCCACCCCGACAAAACGGCCCTGATTTTTGAGGGCACAGACACCCACTGGACCTTCCGCCAACTGGATGACTATTCAAGCAGTGTGGCCAATTTCCTGCAGGCCCGGGGCCTGGCCTCAGGCAACGTGGTTGCCCTCTTCATGGAAAACCGAAACGAGTTTGTGGGTCTGTGGCTGGGCATGGCCAAGCTGGGTGTGGAAGCGGCCCTCATCAACACCAACCTTAGACGCGATGCCCTACGCCACTGTATCGACACTTCAAAGGCACGAGTCCTCATCTTTGGCAGTGAAATGGCCCCAG CTGTCTGTGAAGTCCATGCCAGCCTGGACCCCTTGCTCAGCCTCTTCTGCTCAGGCCCCTGGGAACCCAGTGCAGTACCCTCCAACACAGAGCACCTGGATCCACTGCTGGAAGACGCTCCCAAGCACCTGCCCAGTCAGCCTGCCAAGGACTTCACAG ATAAGCTCTTCTACGTCTACACGTCTGGAACCACAGGGCTACCCAAAGCTGCCATCGTGGTGCATAGCAG GTATTACCGCATGGCTGCCCTGGTGTACTACGGATTCCGCATGCAGCCTGACGACATTGTCTATGACTGCCTCCCCCTCTACCACTCAGCAG GAAACATCGTAGGGGTGGGCCAGTGCCTGATCCATGGCTTGACAGTGGTGATCCGGAAGAAGTTCTCAGCCTCCCGATTCTGGGATGATTGTATCAAGTACAACTGCACT ATTGTGCAGTATATTGGTGAACTTTGCCGCTACCTCCTGAACCAGCCGCCCCGTGAGGCGGAGTCTCGGCACAAGGTGCGCATGGCACTGGGCAATGGCCTTCGGCAGTCCATCTGGACCGACTTCTCCAACCGATTCCACATCCCCCAGGTGGCCGAGTTTTACGGGGCCACCGAGTGCAACTGTAGCCTGGGCAACTTTGACAGCCAG GTGGGAGCCTGCGGTTTCAACAGCCGCATCCTGTCCTTTGTGTACCCCATCCGGCTGGTACGGGTCAATGAGGACACCATGGAGCTGATCCGGGGACCTGATGGCGTCTGCATTCCCTGTCAACCAG gccagccaggccagctGGTGGGCCGCATCATCCAGCAAGACCCTCTGCGCCGCTTCGACGGGTACCTCAACCAGAGTGCCAACAAGAAGATCGCTAATGATGTCTTCAGGAAGGGGGACCAAGCCTACCTCACTG GTGATGTGCTGGTGATGGATGAACTGGGCTATCTATACTTCCGAGACCGTACTGGGGACACATTCCGATGGAAAGGGGAAAACGTGTCTACCACCGAAGTGGAGGGCACGCTCAGCCGACTGCTAGACATGGCTGACGTGGCAGTATATGGTGTTGAAGTGCCAG gaACTGAAGGCCGGGCTGGAATGGCTGCTGTGGCCAGCACCGCCAAGAGCTGTGACCTAGAGCGCTTTGCACAGGCCTTGGAGAAGGAGCTGCCCTTGTATGCACGGCCCATCTTCCTGCGCTTCCTGCCTGAGCTACACAAAACAG GGACCTACAAGTTCCAGAAGACAGAGCTGCGGAAAGAGGGTTTTGACCCAGCTGCTGTGAAAGATCCACTCTTCTACCTGGACGCCCGGAAGGGCCACTACCTTCCGCTGGACCAAGAGGCCTATACCCGCATCCAGGCAGGAGAAGAGAAGCTGTGA